The following proteins are co-located in the Camelina sativa cultivar DH55 chromosome 12, Cs, whole genome shotgun sequence genome:
- the LOC104729568 gene encoding auxin-induced protein 15A-like encodes MAIKKSNKAALSQAASLKQILKRCSSLGKKNQGNCYFNDVPKGHFPVYVGQHRSRYVVPISWLDHHEFQTLLQLAEEEFGFEHEMGITIPCDEVVFRSLISMFR; translated from the coding sequence ATGGCGATAAAGAAGTCAAACAAAGCAGCGCTATCTCAAGCAGCATCCCTAAAGCAAATCTTGAAGAGGTGCTCAAGTCTTGGAAAGAAGAATCAAGGTAATTGCTACTTCAATGACGTGCCAAAAGGTCATTTCCCCGTCTATGTCGGTCAACACCGAAGTCGCTATGTGGTCCCAATCTCATGGCTAGATCATCATGAGTTCCAGACACTCCTACAACTAGCTGAGGAAGAGTTTGGGTTTGAGCACGAGATGGGTATCACTATTCCTTGTGATGAAGTCGTCTTTCGATCTCTCATCTCCATGTTCAGATAA